One [Clostridium] saccharolyticum WM1 DNA segment encodes these proteins:
- a CDS encoding ABC-F family ATP-binding cassette domain-containing protein: protein MNLLTIEHLTKSYTERLLFDDTSFSINEGDKIGLIGINGTGKSTLLRMVSGLEEPDQGTVVKGRNLDIRFLSQNPRFWEGDTILESIVRDNEGHDHVWDLESQAKAMLTRLGFTDFDSRVETLSGGQRKRVALVSVLLGTADLLVLDEPTNHLDSSMADWLEDYLRRFKGALLMVTHDRYFLDSVTNRIVELDKGKLYSYQENYEGYLKLKAERMDMEAATERKRQSILKVELEWMQRGARARSTKQKAHIQRYETLRDQKGPEADQTVELDSIASRLGRTTVELQEITKAFGEKVLMKNFTYIFLKNDRIGIIGPNGSGKSTFMKIIAGWLTPDSGTVTIGQTVKMGYFSQESEDMDESVKVIDYIRNVAEFVKTKEGSVSASQMLERFLFPPSVQYTNVGKLSGGEKRRLYLLRILMEAPNVLLLDEPTNDLDIQTLTILEDYLDSFQGIVVAVSHDRYFLDRVVRRIFAFEGQGQVTQYEGGYTDYQAAFQERYPQSIPGQAEGNGKGTQATEKKSREKPKGERKFKFSFKEQREWDTIEEDMAALEEKIQALDKQILEAARDFSRLNALMEDKSEQERLLEEKMERWMYLNDLAEKIQNQ from the coding sequence ATGAATTTACTGACGATTGAACATTTAACAAAATCATATACGGAACGGCTGCTGTTTGACGACACCAGCTTCAGCATCAATGAGGGGGATAAAATCGGACTGATCGGTATTAACGGAACCGGTAAATCCACATTGCTGCGGATGGTGTCAGGACTTGAGGAGCCGGATCAGGGAACTGTGGTAAAGGGCAGGAATTTAGACATCCGCTTTCTGTCCCAGAATCCTAGATTCTGGGAAGGGGATACCATATTGGAAAGCATTGTCAGGGACAATGAAGGGCATGACCATGTATGGGATTTAGAAAGTCAGGCAAAGGCCATGCTCACCAGGCTGGGGTTTACGGACTTTGATTCCAGGGTGGAGACCCTGTCCGGAGGACAGAGAAAAAGGGTGGCATTGGTCAGCGTACTTCTTGGGACCGCTGACTTACTGGTCCTTGATGAGCCTACCAATCATTTAGACAGCAGCATGGCAGACTGGCTGGAAGATTATCTGCGGCGTTTTAAGGGAGCACTTTTGATGGTGACCCATGACCGGTATTTTTTAGACAGTGTTACCAACCGGATCGTGGAGCTGGATAAGGGCAAGCTTTACAGCTATCAGGAAAACTATGAAGGGTATTTAAAACTGAAGGCAGAGCGAATGGATATGGAGGCGGCAACAGAACGGAAACGCCAGTCCATTCTTAAGGTGGAGCTGGAATGGATGCAGAGGGGGGCCAGAGCACGTTCCACCAAGCAGAAGGCCCATATTCAGCGTTATGAGACCCTTCGGGATCAAAAGGGGCCTGAGGCGGATCAGACCGTGGAACTGGATTCCATAGCAAGCCGTCTGGGGAGGACCACGGTGGAGCTTCAAGAGATTACAAAGGCCTTTGGGGAAAAGGTGCTGATGAAGAACTTCACCTATATATTCCTAAAAAATGACCGCATTGGTATCATAGGTCCCAACGGAAGCGGAAAGTCCACTTTCATGAAGATCATTGCCGGCTGGCTGACTCCTGATTCAGGTACAGTCACCATAGGGCAGACCGTAAAAATGGGTTATTTTTCCCAGGAAAGTGAGGACATGGATGAAAGCGTAAAGGTCATTGACTACATCCGGAATGTGGCGGAATTTGTGAAAACAAAGGAGGGAAGCGTCAGCGCTTCTCAGATGCTGGAACGCTTTTTGTTTCCGCCCAGTGTCCAGTACACCAACGTGGGAAAGCTGTCCGGAGGGGAAAAGAGAAGGCTTTATCTGCTCCGGATCCTGATGGAAGCACCCAATGTTCTTTTGCTAGACGAGCCAACCAATGACCTGGATATCCAGACTTTGACAATATTGGAGGACTATCTTGACAGCTTCCAGGGGATCGTTGTGGCGGTTTCCCATGACCGCTATTTTCTGGACCGTGTGGTTCGCCGGATCTTTGCCTTTGAAGGCCAGGGTCAGGTGACTCAGTATGAAGGTGGCTATACCGATTATCAGGCGGCCTTCCAGGAGAGATATCCCCAGAGTATACCCGGTCAGGCTGAGGGGAATGGAAAAGGTACCCAGGCAACGGAGAAAAAAAGCAGGGAAAAGCCAAAGGGAGAGCGGAAGTTTAAATTTTCCTTTAAAGAGCAGAGGGAATGGGATACCATTGAGGAAGATATGGCGGCCCTGGAAGAGAAGATCCAAGCTCTGGATAAGCAGATATTGGAAGCAGCCAGAGATTTCAGCAGGCTGAATGCACTGATGGAGGATAAGTCAGAACAGGAAAGGCTGCTGGAGGAAAAGATGGAGCGGTGGATGTATTTAAATGATCTTGCAGAAAAGATCCAGAACCAGTAA
- a CDS encoding exodeoxyribonuclease III produces MKKMISWNVNGLRACVEKGFLDYFKEMDADVFCIQESKLQEGQIDLTLPGYHQYWNYAEKKGYSGTALFTKEKPLSVAYGINAEEHDREGRVIAAEYPEYYVVTCYTPNSQNELARLPYRLTWEDAVLAYLKKLEEKKPVIFCGDLNVAHKEIDLKNPKTNRKNAGFTDEEREKFTVLLESGFIDTYRYFYPEQEGIYSWWSYRFSARKKNAGWRIDYFCVSESLKDRLASAAIHTEVLGSDHCPVELVIC; encoded by the coding sequence ATGAAAAAAATGATTTCCTGGAATGTAAACGGCCTTCGTGCCTGTGTGGAGAAGGGATTTTTGGATTATTTTAAAGAGATGGATGCAGATGTATTCTGTATCCAGGAAAGCAAACTCCAGGAGGGTCAGATTGATCTGACTCTTCCCGGATACCACCAGTATTGGAATTATGCAGAAAAGAAGGGATATTCCGGTACCGCATTGTTTACAAAGGAGAAGCCTTTGTCAGTGGCTTATGGGATCAACGCAGAGGAGCATGACAGGGAAGGCAGGGTAATCGCTGCCGAATATCCGGAATATTATGTGGTCACCTGTTATACCCCCAATTCCCAGAATGAGCTGGCCCGCCTGCCCTACCGGCTGACGTGGGAGGATGCGGTCCTGGCCTATTTAAAGAAGCTGGAGGAGAAAAAACCGGTGATTTTTTGTGGAGATCTTAATGTTGCCCATAAAGAAATTGATTTAAAGAATCCCAAGACCAACCGGAAAAATGCAGGTTTTACCGATGAAGAGAGAGAGAAATTCACCGTTCTTCTGGAGAGCGGCTTCATTGATACGTACCGCTATTTCTATCCGGAGCAGGAAGGCATCTATTCCTGGTGGTCCTACCGGTTCAGCGCCAGGAAGAAAAACGCAGGCTGGCGGATTGACTATTTCTGTGTTTCAGAAAGCTTAAAGGACAGGCTTGCCTCAGCGGCCATCCATACGGAGGTACTGGGCTCCGACCACTGTCCTGTTGAGCTTGTGATCTGCTAG
- a CDS encoding energy-coupling factor ABC transporter substrate-binding protein: MAVKNKRIITVLLVIAFLIAAVPLFARKGAEFGGSDDAGSQMISEIQGSEYEPWFTPVMETFIQGELPGEVESLLFCVQTGIGVGVLAFFLGRFVERKKWQEKGK, encoded by the coding sequence ATGGCTGTAAAAAATAAAAGGATCATAACCGTCCTCCTGGTGATTGCCTTCCTGATTGCAGCGGTACCTCTCTTTGCCCGAAAGGGAGCGGAATTCGGGGGTTCCGATGACGCAGGGAGCCAGATGATATCGGAAATCCAGGGAAGTGAATACGAGCCGTGGTTTACTCCGGTTATGGAAACCTTCATCCAGGGGGAACTGCCCGGAGAAGTGGAAAGCCTGCTCTTTTGTGTCCAGACCGGAATCGGAGTGGGAGTCCTGGCCTTTTTCCTGGGCCGATTTGTGGAACGGAAAAAATGGCAGGAAAAAGGGAAATAA
- a CDS encoding energy-coupling factor ABC transporter permease: MSKKEKRVMKLVIAFALAFGIVPSAYGMHIMEGYLPVGYCIAWGAVCLPFLTAGFFSIRKRLEENRKTITILAMSGAFIFVISSLKIPSVTGSCSHMTGTGLGAILFGPSAVSILGMIVLVFQAILLAHGGLTTLGANTFSMAIAGPFVSFGVYQLLKKLKVHKLVSIFLAAMIGDLFTYCVTSIQLALAYPSEVGGVSASVLKFLGVFAPTQLPLAVIEGILTTVIIMTLETYALPELKAVGFLKEVQ; this comes from the coding sequence ATGAGTAAGAAAGAAAAAAGAGTCATGAAGCTTGTCATTGCATTTGCCCTGGCCTTTGGAATTGTTCCAAGCGCTTATGGAATGCACATTATGGAGGGGTATCTCCCTGTGGGATACTGCATCGCCTGGGGAGCTGTTTGTTTGCCCTTTCTAACAGCGGGCTTTTTCTCCATCAGGAAGAGGCTTGAGGAAAACAGGAAGACCATAACCATACTGGCCATGTCGGGAGCCTTTATTTTTGTCATATCATCGTTAAAGATCCCGTCGGTTACAGGAAGCTGTTCCCATATGACAGGAACCGGCCTTGGAGCTATTTTGTTCGGGCCGTCTGCGGTCAGCATTCTGGGGATGATCGTGCTGGTATTTCAGGCCATTTTATTGGCTCACGGCGGCTTGACAACGCTGGGTGCCAATACCTTTTCCATGGCAATTGCAGGACCGTTTGTGTCTTTCGGAGTCTATCAATTATTGAAGAAGCTGAAGGTTCATAAGTTGGTCAGCATTTTCCTGGCAGCAATGATCGGTGACCTGTTTACATATTGTGTAACAAGCATTCAGCTTGCCCTGGCTTATCCGTCGGAGGTTGGCGGTGTCTCTGCTTCCGTCCTGAAATTTTTAGGAGTCTTTGCTCCGACCCAGCTTCCCCTTGCGGTTATTGAGGGGATCCTTACCACAGTGATCATCATGACTCTAGAGACCTATGCCCTTCCGGAGCTGAAGGCTGTTGGATTTTTAAAGGAGGTGCAGTAA
- a CDS encoding energy-coupling factor ABC transporter ATP-binding protein, with amino-acid sequence MKEILLQAENLCYSYGQGNQVLKGISLTVKAGEKIAVLGSNGAGKSTCFLNLNGVYRPDSGRILYCGKEIGNKELNELRKNVGIVFQDADHQIIASTVYAEVSFGPMNLKLSKEEVKKRVEDALEYMNLGPMKDRPPHYLSGGEKKRVSIADIIAMESPVIIFDEPTASLDPVNVEMLENVLDKMNKMGKTLLVSTHDVDFAYRFADRAVIFSGGCIIADGPVMEVFEDEQVLNQANLKKPVLLEVFNSLVKHGVLKEGGSCPRNAGELEMLLEAKKIDR; translated from the coding sequence ATGAAAGAAATTCTTTTGCAGGCGGAAAATCTATGCTATTCCTACGGGCAGGGGAACCAGGTGCTTAAAGGAATCAGCCTTACGGTGAAAGCAGGGGAGAAAATTGCAGTTCTTGGTTCTAACGGAGCGGGAAAATCCACCTGTTTTCTTAACTTAAACGGAGTGTACCGCCCGGATTCAGGAAGGATTCTTTATTGCGGGAAAGAAATAGGTAATAAGGAATTGAACGAGCTGAGAAAAAATGTTGGAATCGTTTTTCAGGATGCGGACCATCAGATCATTGCCTCAACGGTATATGCAGAGGTATCCTTTGGCCCTATGAATTTAAAGCTTTCCAAGGAGGAAGTGAAGAAGCGGGTGGAAGATGCCCTGGAATACATGAATTTAGGGCCGATGAAGGACCGGCCCCCTCACTATTTAAGCGGAGGGGAAAAAAAAAGGGTCAGCATAGCAGACATCATTGCAATGGAATCCCCGGTAATTATATTTGATGAGCCGACTGCTTCCCTGGATCCTGTGAATGTGGAAATGCTGGAGAATGTCCTGGATAAAATGAACAAAATGGGGAAAACTCTTCTGGTTTCCACCCATGATGTGGATTTCGCATACCGCTTTGCAGACCGGGCGGTGATCTTTTCCGGCGGATGCATCATTGCGGACGGGCCGGTAATGGAGGTATTTGAGGATGAACAGGTATTAAATCAGGCCAATTTGAAAAAACCGGTCCTTTTGGAGGTTTTTAACAGTCTGGTAAAGCACGGTGTTTTAAAAGAGGGAGGAAGCTGCCCCAGGAATGCCGGAGAGCTGGAAATGCTCTTAGAGGCAAAAAAAATTGACAGATAG
- the cbiQ gene encoding cobalt ECF transporter T component CbiQ, with protein MAYNLFDKEVRTIYTIDHYAYLSRMRSWNPQFKAAVAIVSLLFCIGADHEMVSGLVFLTMAAITILAGGYPWRNYITLLRIPIVFLLLGTAAIVTGFSPVPHGRAFLSVGGVSLYLSEGGAELARGLILKALGALSAMYMLVLSTPASEIISVLRRLHVPKMILELMNMIYRFIFVMMDTQCCMKQAAESRLGYCDFKTSCRSFGRTAGNLFVVSLKKAGAYYDALTARCYDGELLFLEEEKNVKGWQLWTAAGYFLVLFLVRLLA; from the coding sequence ATGGCGTATAATCTTTTTGACAAGGAGGTGAGAACTATTTATACCATTGACCATTATGCCTATCTTTCAAGGATGAGAAGCTGGAATCCCCAGTTTAAGGCAGCAGTTGCCATTGTCTCCCTGCTTTTTTGCATTGGGGCAGATCATGAGATGGTATCTGGACTGGTGTTTTTGACTATGGCTGCCATTACCATACTGGCAGGAGGATACCCCTGGAGGAATTATATCACGCTTCTTAGGATCCCCATTGTCTTTCTTCTTTTAGGGACAGCCGCCATTGTGACCGGCTTTTCGCCGGTACCTCATGGAAGGGCGTTTCTTTCCGTTGGCGGAGTTTCTCTGTACTTATCAGAAGGAGGCGCGGAGCTGGCCCGGGGGCTGATCTTAAAGGCTCTGGGGGCTTTAAGCGCCATGTACATGCTGGTGCTTTCCACTCCGGCCAGCGAGATCATCAGTGTGCTCCGAAGGCTTCATGTTCCTAAAATGATCTTAGAGCTGATGAACATGATCTACCGGTTTATTTTCGTTATGATGGACACCCAGTGCTGCATGAAGCAGGCGGCCGAATCAAGGCTCGGCTACTGCGATTTTAAAACATCCTGCCGGTCCTTTGGCAGAACGGCCGGTAATTTATTCGTAGTTTCTTTAAAAAAGGCCGGCGCCTATTATGATGCCCTGACCGCCCGCTGCTACGATGGAGAGCTTTTGTTCCTGGAAGAGGAAAAAAACGTAAAGGGGTGGCAGCTATGGACTGCAGCCGGTTATTTTCTGGTACTTTTCTTGGTACGTCTGCTGGCCTGA
- a CDS encoding ABC-F family ATP-binding cassette domain-containing protein gives MISAHNVTLRLGKKALFEEVNIKFTEGNCYGMIGANGAGKSTFLKILSGELEPTNGDIVITPGQRLSFLKQDHFKYDGFQVLDTVIMGNARLYEIMKEKDAIYMKEDFTDEDGIKAAELEGEFATMNGWEAESDAANLLNGLGIETDLHYKYMSELDGGSKVKVLLAQALFGNPDILLLDEPTNHLDLDAIAWLEEFLINFENTVIVVSHDRYFLNKVCTHIADIDYGKIQLYAGNYDFWYESSQLMVKQMKEANRKKEEKIKELQEFIQRFSANASKSKQATSRKRALEKIELDDIKPSSRKYPYIDFRPAREIGNEVVTVNGLSKTIDGVKILDNISFTLTREDKVALVGPNELAKTILFKILSGEMEPDEGDYKWGLTTSQCYFPKDNSAEFDNDDTIVDWLTQYSPEKEATYVRGFLGRMLFAGEDGVKKVRVLSGGEKVRCMLSKLMISGANVLLLDEPTDHLDMESITALNNGLVKFQGVLIFSSRDHQIVETTANRIMEIVNGQLIDKITTYDEYLASDEMARKRQVFTLTEEQEEENK, from the coding sequence ATGATCAGTGCACATAACGTAACATTAAGACTGGGGAAAAAGGCATTGTTTGAAGAGGTAAACATTAAGTTTACCGAAGGCAACTGCTATGGGATGATCGGCGCCAACGGTGCTGGAAAGTCCACGTTCCTTAAAATTCTTTCCGGTGAATTGGAGCCTACAAACGGCGATATCGTCATAACGCCGGGACAGAGACTTTCCTTTTTAAAACAGGACCACTTTAAATACGATGGCTTCCAGGTGCTTGATACCGTTATCATGGGGAATGCCAGACTTTATGAGATTATGAAAGAAAAAGATGCCATCTACATGAAAGAGGATTTCACTGATGAAGACGGCATAAAGGCAGCAGAGCTGGAAGGAGAATTTGCCACCATGAATGGCTGGGAGGCAGAATCCGATGCGGCGAATCTCTTAAACGGCCTTGGGATCGAGACCGATCTTCACTACAAATATATGAGTGAATTGGACGGCGGTTCAAAGGTGAAGGTACTCCTTGCCCAGGCATTGTTTGGAAACCCGGACATCCTGCTGCTTGACGAGCCCACCAACCACCTGGATTTAGATGCCATTGCATGGCTTGAGGAATTCCTCATTAACTTCGAAAATACAGTGATCGTGGTTTCCCACGACCGCTACTTCTTAAATAAGGTCTGCACCCATATCGCCGACATTGACTACGGAAAAATCCAGCTTTACGCAGGGAACTATGATTTCTGGTATGAATCCAGCCAGTTGATGGTAAAGCAGATGAAGGAAGCCAACCGGAAAAAAGAAGAAAAGATCAAGGAGCTGCAGGAGTTTATCCAGCGTTTCTCTGCCAATGCCTCTAAGTCCAAGCAGGCGACTTCCAGAAAACGGGCTCTGGAGAAGATTGAACTGGATGACATTAAGCCATCCAGCCGGAAATATCCTTATATTGATTTCCGTCCGGCACGTGAGATCGGAAATGAGGTGGTTACTGTTAATGGTTTATCAAAGACCATTGACGGAGTGAAGATTTTAGACAACATCTCCTTTACCTTAACCCGTGAGGATAAGGTTGCATTGGTGGGACCCAATGAGCTTGCAAAGACCATTCTTTTCAAGATTCTTTCAGGAGAAATGGAACCTGATGAGGGTGATTACAAGTGGGGCCTTACCACCAGCCAGTGCTATTTTCCAAAGGACAATTCAGCGGAATTTGACAACGATGATACCATCGTAGACTGGCTGACCCAGTATTCCCCGGAAAAGGAAGCCACCTATGTACGCGGATTCCTTGGCCGTATGCTGTTTGCCGGAGAGGATGGAGTAAAGAAGGTACGGGTATTGTCCGGTGGGGAAAAGGTGCGCTGTATGCTTTCCAAGCTGATGATTTCCGGAGCCAATGTTCTGCTTCTTGACGAGCCTACGGACCACTTGGATATGGAATCCATCACAGCCCTTAACAATGGTCTGGTTAAATTCCAGGGAGTTCTGATTTTCTCCTCCCGTGACCACCAGATCGTTGAGACCACGGCCAACCGCATCATGGAGATCGTAAACGGGCAGCTGATCGATAAGATCACAACCTATGACGAGTATCTGGCAAGTGATGAAATGGCTCGTAAGAGGCAGGTATTCACCTTGACCGAGGAGCAGGAAGAAGAGAATAAATAG
- a CDS encoding PH domain-containing protein — protein sequence MAVNELQTMMTWTFSSKCPIPNDVQGMLIDGETALHAYKTIRDVAIFTNKRLIVRDAQGITGKKVEIYSLPYSSINMYSTENAGKLLDINSEVELWTRAGHIKINLNKSVDIREFDKILASAIL from the coding sequence ATGGCTGTAAATGAATTACAAACAATGATGACTTGGACGTTCTCTTCAAAATGCCCGATCCCTAATGATGTGCAAGGTATGCTAATTGATGGAGAAACCGCCTTGCACGCCTACAAAACAATCCGGGATGTTGCTATTTTTACAAATAAGAGACTTATAGTAAGAGATGCGCAAGGGATCACCGGGAAGAAAGTTGAAATCTATTCCTTGCCATATTCCTCAATTAATATGTACTCAACAGAAAATGCAGGCAAATTATTGGATATTAACTCCGAAGTAGAATTGTGGACGCGTGCAGGGCACATTAAGATCAACTTAAATAAGTCTGTAGACATTAGAGAATTTGACAAAATTCTCGCTTCTGCTATTTTATAG
- a CDS encoding TspO/MBR family protein: MKPQNKSVLIISILIPLAIGSLSALISGNMSMYSSLNKPSFSPPAYIFSVVWTFLYILMGISSYLIFVSGNASSGKALILYGIQLFVNFCWSIIFFGFSQYLLAFLWLILLIILIILMIQQFYKINPVAAYLQIPYLLWCIFAAILNYTILMLN; encoded by the coding sequence ATGAAGCCGCAAAATAAAAGTGTTCTCATAATATCAATTCTTATTCCATTAGCGATCGGATCTTTATCTGCTCTTATCAGCGGGAATATGTCCATGTATTCTTCCCTGAATAAACCTTCATTCAGCCCTCCGGCCTATATATTTTCTGTTGTATGGACGTTCCTTTATATTTTGATGGGAATATCATCATACCTGATTTTTGTCTCAGGAAATGCAAGCTCTGGGAAAGCCTTGATCCTTTATGGAATTCAACTATTTGTTAACTTTTGCTGGAGTATTATTTTCTTTGGCTTTTCTCAATATTTACTTGCATTTTTATGGTTAATATTACTAATCATTCTAATCATTCTAATGATCCAGCAGTTTTATAAAATAAATCCTGTAGCAGCATACCTACAGATCCCATACCTTTTATGGTGCATATTTGCAGCTATTCTGAATTATACAATTTTAATGTTAAATTAA